The genomic stretch TTTCTCCTCGTCCTGTTGCTCCACTAGTAGCTTGAAATCCACAACGAAATTAATTGTTTGTGGAAGCTCTAAAATGACTACGACGATCCCAGCGCAGAGGCTGAAAGGTCAAATGACTACGACATGCTAACTAAATGAAGAAACAGCTACAATATTTCCTAAAGATGTTATTCCATCGGTATCACCACCTTCGTCCCCCGATGCGCCTAGCGAGATAGATGTCCTTTTGCACtgtagaagcaaaaaaaaaagtcagaTGAATGTGAACTTGCTAAACATGTATTTTCTTCATAAAATAGTCACTTTTATTCAGGAGCTTCCTTCTTAAGATATATCGAATCAAAACTGGTTGAAAACATGGATTATTTGTTATGATACAGTAACAATGATACATGATTCTAGTTTGTTTGTTAATAAAAACATATTTTACAAGTAAAAAATATGATCTGGTGCTTGTTTGTATCCTCAAGATAAGAAATAAACAGGCCATTAACCCTGAATTTCTTGCTATTGTAACCAGATTTGGTATCTTAACATGCAGCTTGAGAAAATTTAGGATCAATTTTGACACATTCATTGAGAACAAAAGATAAGAGGACCTGCTAAAGTCTGATAATTGTAGGTCTTGGTATCATTAATCACTACAAtttttgcaacttcaaataacATCAAAACTAGATATCacataaaataaaaaaagcaaAGATGACCCTGTAATTGAAATGCTTTTACAACTCTAGCATGTTTCCTGTTGCATAATACTGTAAAAGAAAAGAAGTGTCCGTTCGGTGCCAACTTACTGAGGGTAACACGCTTTGCATGGATGGCGCAGAGATTTGCCCTTTCAAATAAGTCTACCAAGTGATACTCTGCAGCCTGCAGAGGGAAAGGAAAAGAAAATCATGTGTGAATTCAAAGCAAACAGGATGGTAATTGAACGTACAATTACGACATTAACTCTTCATAGGTCAAACGGAATCTAGTCaactttatgccatttttgctggTTATGCAGAAGAATGCATTCTGGCAAGAGGCGATTAAAGTAAGTCTTCCGTGCAATAACAATCTTGTATAATAAGGACCTAAACTATACAAAAGTACTTGTGCTGTTCTACTGGATACATATATTCGGCCACAAAACCATCACATGGCAACATTCAATTCTCTAGACTGCACAATCCAATTTAAGGTACCTAAGTCTTCCTTCACCTCACAATTACACCCTTATTCTATAAGCAAAATGGAATCTAAACAATAGTTCAGTTTTGCGCATACCTGGCATGCAAGACAGAGTGTATATCTTAGACCAAACAATTGAAACGTGAAGGAACCTAAACAATTTAAGCTACCGCTGATCACTACGTCTTCCTTCACCTCTCAATTACACCCTTATTCTATAAGAAAAATGGGCAATAAACTTGTATGGTTCTAAAGCACTTGTTTTGTTGTACTGGATACATATATTTGGGctcataaccatcacataaaaaaCACTCAATTTTCTGGATTGCACAATCCCCTTCCCGATAAAAAAATTGAAGGTACCGCTGATCACTACATCTTCCTTCACCTCTCAATTACACCCTTATTCTATAAGCAAAATGGAATCTAAGCAATAGTTCAGTTTTGCATGCCTGACATGCAAGACACAGTGTATATATTAGACCAAACAACCAGACACACTCGAGACAATGTATACCCATGGTTACATTTCAGTTTCGAGATACCAGCCACCAAACAACAAGCATGCTACTAGAAACAAAAGCTAAACCCAGAGAATTCTCTCCTTTTTtgcattagcgctgataaatatgTATATAAATAGAGTTAACACCAGAGCATTCAGAATCTATGAATTTTACAATCCATGGTGGCATTTTTTTAAGTTAACGAGCGAGCATTATAGTCCTGCAAGCAAACCATGAGGGTGTAATATACTACTAGTACACGACAGGTTTCAGCATTGAACCTCTTGCAACGCGAGGAGCGCCTGAGGGGTCCAGCGGGTGACTTCGAGTGACGCGTCCCGAGTGAGCTCCCTAACCTGCAAGCAAGAAAAAGCTTCCATCACACTTTGCACTCTAAATCGTTGACAGGCCGGGAGAGGGGGGGTGGGAGTTGGCAGAGGCAGGCACCCACCAGACGGACGAAGGGCGCGAAGGGGATGAGCAGCTCGGTGGACTTCtggtacctcctgatctcccgcagCGCGACCGTGCCTGGCTTGAATCGGTGCGGCTTCTTCACCCTCGGTTGCGCAGGCGCCCCTGCTTGCCCAAGAACATAGACGTGCCAGAGTCAGTTCCGAACCCAGATAACAACTGCCCGGGAGGGGACCTCCTGATATTCAAATCTGTCGCTATAAGATCTATGAACTGAAAACTGGACGAGGGTAGGGAACGGAGGAGAACTGTCGATCCATCCGTAGGAGCAGAGAACGGGAGGGGGCGTAAAAGTTACAGCTTCAGTGGCAATCCCACCGAATCGTGGCAATCAAGAAGGGGAATCATCGGAAATAACCCAAGAAATCGGCCTAAATCCCTAAACGCGTGCAGAGAAACTAGAGAACCACGCAAGGACACCGCACCTGGAGCCGTCGCTGCGCCCGCCCTCCGCCCACCTCGCCTCTGCATTCCGTCGAACAGGGTAAGTCAGTCAGACGAAAGAAAAGACACAAAACGAATCGAAGCGACCCGGTTACAGATAGGCAGGGTCACGCACCGGTGTCGCCGACGTGCTGGGGCCGGCGCCTGCGAAAGGAGAGGAAGAGGTTAGGAATCACGTCACGCCGGCAAGGCGACGGCATTGGGTGGAAGGGCGCGCGGGAGGGGCTCGCGCGTGCTCACCTGTGTCCTGCTCGGCCGCCGTCCGGCCCGGGTAGCGGTCGAACTGGAGCTGCTTCTTCGGATGCTGCCTCGTGTTCCTCGTGGCCGGGTGCTTCGTGCGAGCCAtcgcggcggggctggcgggcgggctctcgacggcggcgaggaagaggcttgtctttttttttccttcgaaCGAGTCCCTGAGATCAGCGAGAGGAGTCGTGCGTGGTAAAAGCTCTTTGTAGGCTGTGGAAGTAACGGTTACTAGCGCGAGTCGAACGTTGGGCGAGTGGGCCCGGTTGGCAGTGGGATGTGTGTGGAGGTAGGTGGCAGAGGAGCGGTTCGGGAAGGGTTCTGGAGTGGAACTTGCCAAATTGGTTCATTCATATCTTAGTTACCGTTGGAATAGTACGTTCCACCGGAGATCTTCATGGTATACGGTTCCGGCATGGCAAAAAAATACATTAATGTGGAAACCACGTAGTAGTACGTATACGAATGTGGAAACCACGTAGGGCACTTTTGGTAGCTTGAATACCTTTGGGCCAGGCTCAATGGAATAGAATTTGGCCCGATCAGTTGTCTTGCTAGGCCTTTGCGTTGTATTAGCGCGGTTCTTAAATCTCAACTAGGCTTGGCCCGGTAGCTACTATCAAATTCATAGTTTTCTTGGAGCCTGACCCATTCTCACCTCTTGGTTGCACTTGCTGGGAAGGAGAGGGCGAAGCCGCGTCTCTTCAGGAACACGCATCATAAATCGTCTCGCCGCCCACTCTCCCCCATCTCAATCTAACCACCATCCTGTCACATCGCTACGGCAGTTGCGCTACCGCCGACGAATCCACTGCTTCGCAAGACGAAGAGAGCGGGGACGGGACTCCAAGCGCAAGGCGACGTCCACCGCGGCCGGTTTGGAGCGAAGGTTTTGTCGGCCTGCACCACAACCTCGATCTAGACTACGACCGACCTCATACTAGATCTATTAGGGTAACCGATACTGTAGGGTTGGATTAGCAGATTTCTTGCGCGGCGTCGAGATTTTGGACTATGAGGTTATGGTTTTGGTGAATCTGATAATGCGGTCCCTCTTTGAATCTAGTAGTTATTGATCGCATGCACAACATATTCATATCGGTTGCAGATTATCGATAAATTGGATTTATTGTAGATGATACGTGCATAGGAGGAAAGGTTTTTCGCATGACCATTTTCCGATGACTAATGGATACTTTTTTTTAATAGGGAGGATGCGGAGCACCGACCCAAACATGCATTC from Lolium rigidum isolate FL_2022 chromosome 4, APGP_CSIRO_Lrig_0.1, whole genome shotgun sequence encodes the following:
- the LOC124650518 gene encoding histone H3-like: MARTKHPATRNTRQHPKKQLQFDRAGPSTSATPVRDPRRGGRRAAGAPAQPRVKKPHRFKPGTVALREIRRYQKSTELLIPFAPFVRLVRELTRDASLEVTRWTPQALLALQEAAEYHLVDLFERANLCAIHAKRVTLMQKDIYLARRIGGRRW